The proteins below come from a single Cololabis saira isolate AMF1-May2022 chromosome 2, fColSai1.1, whole genome shotgun sequence genomic window:
- the nr1h3 gene encoding oxysterols receptor LXR-alpha isoform X1, translating into MSTLSVTDIPDVGHDEGKVFDGASELQLDYMVEESSGGPTLKPDGLLSLTSLSPPNDFPVPAHNGPSLTDISSPLPVEPNDIKMDPDAGDTPSIIGEKKDGRPAKRKKGPAPKMLGNEVCSVCGDKASGFHYNVLSCEGCKGFFRRSIIKSAQYSCKNNGRCEMDMYMRRKCQQCRLRKCREAGMLEQCVLSEEQIRLKKMKKQHDEETARTSTVVTPTPPPETATLDPQQHEMIEKLVSMQKQCNKRSFLDRPKVTPWPQSQDLQNREVRQQRFAHFTELAIMSVQEIVDFAKQLPGFLELTREDQIALLKTSTIEIMLLETSRRYNPAIESITFLKDFSYNKEDFAKAGLQFEFINPIFEFSKGMNDLHLDEAEYALLIAINIFSADRPNVQDHDLVERLQQPYVDALRSYIMIKRPNDHLMFPRMLMKLVSLRTLSSVHSEQVFALRLQDKKLPPLLSEIWDVNE; encoded by the exons ATGTCCACGCTGTCTGTGACTGATATCCCAGATGTTGGTCATG ATGAAGGTAAGGTGTTTGATGGGGCGTCTGAGCTGCAGCTGGACTACATGGTTGAGGAGAGCAGCGGAGGCCCCACACTGAAGCCCGATGGGCTGCTATCCCTGACCAGCCTCTCCCCGCCCAATGActtccctgtccctgctcaTAATGGCCCTTCACTGACTGACATTAGCAGTCCTCTGCCAGTGGAGCCAAATGACATTAAGATGGATCCAGATGCAGGGGACACACCTTCCATCATAGGTGAGAAAAAAG ACGGCCGGCCAGCGAAGAGGAAGAAGGGGCCTGCTCCAAAGATGCTAGGAAATGAGGTGTGCAGTGTTTGCGGCGACAAGGCCTCTGGTTTCCACTACAATGTGCTGAGCTGTGAGGGCTGCAAGGGCTTTTTTCGCCGAAGCATCATTAAAAGTGCCCAGTACAGCTGCAAGAACAACGGTCGCTGTGAAATGGACATGTACATGCGCCGCAAGTGCCAGCAGTGTCGTCTGCGAAAGTGTCGGGAGGCAGGCATGCTGGAGCAGT GCGTGCTTTCTGAGGAGCAAATACGACTTAAAAAGATGAAGAAACAGCACGATGAGGAAACAGCTCGCACATCCACAGTGGTCACACCCACCCCTCCACCGGAAACAGCCACTCTTGATCCACAGCAGCACGAGATGATTGAGAAGCTGGTGTCCATGCAGAAGCAATGCAACAAGAGGTCTTTCCTTGACCGACCAAAAGTGACG CCTTGGCCACAGAGTCAGGATTTGCAGAATCGAGAAGTGCGTCAGCAGCGGTTCGCCCACTTCACTGAGCTCGCCATCATGTCAGTTCAAGAGATTGTGGACTTTGCTAAGCAGCTTCCTGGCTTCCTTGAGCTCACAAGAGAAGACCAGATCGCTCTGTTGAAGACCTCTACCATTGAG ATTATGCTGCTTGAAACATCTCGACGTTACAACCCTGCCATTGAAAGCATCACATTTCTGAAGGATTTTAGCTATAATAAGGAGGATTTTGCCAAAGCAG GGCTTCAGTTTGAGTTCATAAACCCCATCTTTGAGTTTTCCAAAGGAATGAATGACCTGCACCTTGATGAGGCTGAATATGCTCTGCTCATCGCTATCAACATCTTCTCTGCAG ATCGGCCAAACGTTCAGGACCATGATCTGGTTGAGAGGCTGCAACAACCATATGTGGATGCACTGCGCTCTTACATCATGATAAAGAGACCAAAT GATCATCTGATGTTCCCCCGTATGCTGATGAAACTGGTGAGCCTTCGCACGTTAAGTAGTGTTCACTCGGAGCAGGTTTTTGCCCTACGCCTGCAGGATAAGAAACTTCCCCCGCTGCTGTCTGAAATCTGGGATGTCAATGAGTGA
- the nr1h3 gene encoding oxysterols receptor LXR-alpha isoform X2 yields MSTLSVTDIPDVGHDEGKVFDGASELQLDYMVEESSGGPTLKPDGLLSLTSLSPPNDFPVPAHNGPSLTDISSPLPVEPNDIKMDPDAGDTPSIIDGRPAKRKKGPAPKMLGNEVCSVCGDKASGFHYNVLSCEGCKGFFRRSIIKSAQYSCKNNGRCEMDMYMRRKCQQCRLRKCREAGMLEQCVLSEEQIRLKKMKKQHDEETARTSTVVTPTPPPETATLDPQQHEMIEKLVSMQKQCNKRSFLDRPKVTPWPQSQDLQNREVRQQRFAHFTELAIMSVQEIVDFAKQLPGFLELTREDQIALLKTSTIEIMLLETSRRYNPAIESITFLKDFSYNKEDFAKAGLQFEFINPIFEFSKGMNDLHLDEAEYALLIAINIFSADRPNVQDHDLVERLQQPYVDALRSYIMIKRPNDHLMFPRMLMKLVSLRTLSSVHSEQVFALRLQDKKLPPLLSEIWDVNE; encoded by the exons ATGTCCACGCTGTCTGTGACTGATATCCCAGATGTTGGTCATG ATGAAGGTAAGGTGTTTGATGGGGCGTCTGAGCTGCAGCTGGACTACATGGTTGAGGAGAGCAGCGGAGGCCCCACACTGAAGCCCGATGGGCTGCTATCCCTGACCAGCCTCTCCCCGCCCAATGActtccctgtccctgctcaTAATGGCCCTTCACTGACTGACATTAGCAGTCCTCTGCCAGTGGAGCCAAATGACATTAAGATGGATCCAGATGCAGGGGACACACCTTCCATCATAG ACGGCCGGCCAGCGAAGAGGAAGAAGGGGCCTGCTCCAAAGATGCTAGGAAATGAGGTGTGCAGTGTTTGCGGCGACAAGGCCTCTGGTTTCCACTACAATGTGCTGAGCTGTGAGGGCTGCAAGGGCTTTTTTCGCCGAAGCATCATTAAAAGTGCCCAGTACAGCTGCAAGAACAACGGTCGCTGTGAAATGGACATGTACATGCGCCGCAAGTGCCAGCAGTGTCGTCTGCGAAAGTGTCGGGAGGCAGGCATGCTGGAGCAGT GCGTGCTTTCTGAGGAGCAAATACGACTTAAAAAGATGAAGAAACAGCACGATGAGGAAACAGCTCGCACATCCACAGTGGTCACACCCACCCCTCCACCGGAAACAGCCACTCTTGATCCACAGCAGCACGAGATGATTGAGAAGCTGGTGTCCATGCAGAAGCAATGCAACAAGAGGTCTTTCCTTGACCGACCAAAAGTGACG CCTTGGCCACAGAGTCAGGATTTGCAGAATCGAGAAGTGCGTCAGCAGCGGTTCGCCCACTTCACTGAGCTCGCCATCATGTCAGTTCAAGAGATTGTGGACTTTGCTAAGCAGCTTCCTGGCTTCCTTGAGCTCACAAGAGAAGACCAGATCGCTCTGTTGAAGACCTCTACCATTGAG ATTATGCTGCTTGAAACATCTCGACGTTACAACCCTGCCATTGAAAGCATCACATTTCTGAAGGATTTTAGCTATAATAAGGAGGATTTTGCCAAAGCAG GGCTTCAGTTTGAGTTCATAAACCCCATCTTTGAGTTTTCCAAAGGAATGAATGACCTGCACCTTGATGAGGCTGAATATGCTCTGCTCATCGCTATCAACATCTTCTCTGCAG ATCGGCCAAACGTTCAGGACCATGATCTGGTTGAGAGGCTGCAACAACCATATGTGGATGCACTGCGCTCTTACATCATGATAAAGAGACCAAAT GATCATCTGATGTTCCCCCGTATGCTGATGAAACTGGTGAGCCTTCGCACGTTAAGTAGTGTTCACTCGGAGCAGGTTTTTGCCCTACGCCTGCAGGATAAGAAACTTCCCCCGCTGCTGTCTGAAATCTGGGATGTCAATGAGTGA
- the arl14ep gene encoding ARL14 effector protein, with protein sequence MPVICAASGCNNKFVKGSEIRFYRFPLSKPQLASKWVQSLGMKNFIPTANTCLCSEHFRTDCFRDYNGKQFLREDAVPTIFSQPQDTSKLLQIELRKRGVIPKETNVANQMGTQADKDRARDAAIRREKRGGFRGGRGGRGGKQMSDRVTAAAKSRVYDAKGRLLSNGKDMCDCLDVDCMGCFYPCPECGSRKCGVECRCDRKWLYEQVEVEGGEIIRNKFAI encoded by the exons ATGCCCGTCATTTGTGCGGCGTCAGGGTGCAACAATAAGTTTGTCAAGGGGTCAGAAATAAGGTTTTACAG GTTCCCTCTTAGCAAGCCTCAACTTGCCAGCAAATGGGTGCAGAGCCTGGGGATGAAAAACTTCATCCCAACAGCCAACACCTGCCTCTGCTCGGAGCATTTCAGGACCGACTGCTTCAGGGATTACAACGGGAAGCAGTTCCTTAGAGAGGATGCTGTGCCCACCATATTCAGCCAACCGCAGGACACTTCAAAG CTTTTACAGATTGAGCTGCGTAAAAGAGGAGTAATACCAAAGGAGACAAATGTGGCAAATCAAATGGGGACACAAGCAGACAAAGACAGAGCCAGAGACGCTGCCATTCgcagagaaaaaagaggtggattCAGG GGTGGTCGAGGAGGTCGTGGAGGAAAACAAATGTCTGACAG GGTAACTGCTGCAGCCAAGAGCAGAGTGTACGACGCCAAAGGTCGTCTGCTTTCCAACGGCAAGGACATGTGCGACTGTCTGGATGTGGATTGTATGGGCTGCTTCTACCCCTGCCCGGAGTGTGGATCACGCAAGTGCGGGGTTGAGTGCCGCTGCGACAGGAAGTGGCTTTATGAGCAGGTGGAAGTGGAAGGGGGAGAAATCATTCGGAATAAGTTTGCCATTTAA